The nucleotide sequence ACCTCTTAAATAATCCGTCTCTGCGAACACTGCAGCATCAAGAAGAATATCAACAGTCTCTTCAAAGGAGCACCTCATCATAGGACCAGTGTCATTTCTATTAATGCCATGACGGGTTATTGCCATTAAGTGCCCACGGTAGGTCATCGTGTCACAAAGGATAGCGAGATGCCGATAATTAACATAGGACCCATCAAACGATATAACAACCCTCAGCTCATCCAACAATGACCGACGAACTGCCTCAATTCCGAGAATTTCCAGAATTTCAATCAAATGATTACTAGTTGTGCGCCTAGCATCAACATCATCATGGCACAGAACAGCTAAGAGATTAACCCCTTCGGTATCCAGCATCCACTCTTGCTCCGCTTTAAATCCTTCATTCTGATCGAACTTGTTAACTTTACCGTGTTTAATGAACACTTTGTTAATATCTGGAATACCACGAAGAGCCATCTCTGTCAGCATGTTACTCTCAATCTTCTTCAGAAAAACATCATCTTCAGCAGATTCATCAACCATCTCCCCTTTTGGAGCTTCAGCATTCATGATACGGATACGAAGGATCAATTTTTCAGCATTGTCGTCATTGAAGATACAAGTCAAATCATCGTCAAATTCAAGGTTAATCTTCTCAGCAATGTCAGCCATGCTCAACTTCTTATCCACCATCATTTCGCGATTCAACTCAATGCGAAGCAACCAAGGTGAAATTTTATCAGGATTAACCTCTTCATCTGGCATTTCATAATAAGCTTTCACAAAATCTATATCCTCTTCAATTACTGTGCTTGTGGGGTCTGGATCGTACCATACTTCTGTAGCTTGAGTTACACTTCGCAGAGTGGTGTATTCCAAAGCACACTGCACATTCTTGGCCCGCTCCTTTGTTTTATTAGCTTCAGCCTTTAAGTAGACAGACAGGGATGGCGTTTTGATTCTCTTGGCAACATTAATAATTTCCCTTAACCTGGGGACACCTAGGGTAACATTCTTTGCACTCACACCAGCGTAGTGGAAAGTATTCAGTGTCATCTGAGTGGCAGGCTCTCCAATAGACTGTGCAGCAACACAACCAATCATTTCCCCTGGTGCTACAAGCGATTGCAGGAAGCGTGATTCTATCTCCCCAATAACCCACTCAAATGCTTCACGAGTAAGCCTGTACTCATCCAACACCCGTTTGCTTGCGAAAGTGCTGCGAAGTAAAATGTTGAAAAACAACGTTGCGTTCTTCTGCGCTTCGACACTCAACTGGTCATCACCAGGAACAACTTTCAGTCTCTCCTGGAGCTTGTCAATAGCTTCCACAATTTCCATTGGATGCATATCAGAAGTCCTTCGGAAGTCAATCTTAAAGGTTTTTTGTGCATTCCAAATAAGCCTCTTCAAGTTAACAGGCAGTGGCCAAGAATTATCCCCTGTGACTGCAATCTCTGTTCCCAGTTGTAATCTATCTGTTTCAAGTTTCTGAACTTCTGCATCAAACACATTACGGAACTCTCTAATCGTTTTGAGATCCTCAACATGTTCATGCAACATGTAGTCGGGATTCCAATTTTCATCATCCAACTCATAAGTAAAAGTCCTATCAAATtctgtttttttcattttcaaagaATCCAGCTTTTGCGATTCTATCCAAACAGCATCCATCCCATCTTCCCCATATAGAAACTGAATGACATCGCCTAAAGAATTACGTACTGTGCCATCATATTTCACCATAATATCCTCCATAGCCTTCACCAGTCTCCTTTGGATGTACCCAGTCTCAGATGTCTTAACAGCAGTATCTATAAGACCTTCCCTACCACCCATAGCATGAAAAAAGAACTCCTGTGGAGTTAGTCCACGCAGATATGAATTTTCTACAAATCCACGACTTTCTGGTCCGTAATCATCTTTAGTAAAGTGGGGCAACGTCCGGTCTATGAACCCATACGGGATTCGCTTACCCTCAACATTCTGCTGTCCCACACAAGCAGTCATCTGTGATATGTTGATAAAACTCCCTTTGGACCCTGCTGTAACCATGGCCTTAAGATTGTTGCTCTCATCTAAACTCTTTTGAGCACTACTTCCAGCGTCATCACGAGCCCTATTCAACACCTGGAAAAATCAAATACATTATTACTCAACAAGATGCAGGCAAACAAGAATAAACTGCAGGCAAAAAGCCAAGTAGCACACCTGGTTCACTTTGTTTTCAAACGAATCCATCATGGTTCGTCCAGGTTCAGCCTCCAGCTGCTTGGATTGGGCTTTACTTATAAGATCCTTCACCTCATTTTTTGCCTTGGAAATTGTTTCATTGATTTTCTCCATTGTGGCTGCATCAGCAATAGTATCTCCAATTCCGATGCTAAAAGCATTCTGCAGCAGCCAGTAATTCACAAGCCATTGGGTATGACCCAGAAACTTGCGGGCTGCATCTGGACCAACCTCTTCCCTGCACACCAAGCCAAAGTGGTCAAATTATATGTTTGATGGAAGCAAAGGCCCTATTGTATGGTGCATCATAAACTGAGGGTATGAACTTCACCAAGACCATACACACAAATGTATTTCTTAACTTAATAGAGTGAACTAACAAGAGAAAATTTGCATACCATATAACATGGATAAGACTTCCTGTAGAAGTTCCAAGGGCCTTCTTGCAGAGAGTTCCAGAAAGCAATTCACCCTTTTCTATTCTAACAAGAGTATCCCCTGGAGTTATGTTCCCACTCTCTGATTCTGAGTGCCATGCAGAAGTTCTTTGGAGATTTATTTGTTTTGGTATTATAAGATTAAACACCTGTTTTCCAGTCCATAGTGGCCGGGGCTTCAAAATCGCAGGAGCAGGAACCTTTCCATCAAAATCCTCCCACCACATCAAGATATTCATGAAAACATCCTGAAAAGAATTAGTGAGGGTAAGACTCCttttgcataaaataaaaaataaaaaaaaatattaacaaaacaCGATATTCAAAGGGTAAAATAGGGGTGAATCAGTTACCTTCTCTATGAAGGTGTCCCTCTTAGTGATCTTACGACAACCTAAAAGTGTGTCCTGCACAATTCCCATGACAGGTCGATTAGCCTGAGGTGAGACGATGCATTTTGGCACCATCATGAGCTCCAAAACTTCGGCCCTGGTTTCAAAGGACTGGGGCACGTGCATATTCATTTCATCCCCGTCAAAGTCAGCATTATATGGCGAGGTCACAGACAAATTCAATCGGAATGTCGAGTATGGCATGATCTTGATTCTGTGGCCCATGATAGACATTTTATGGAGACTAGGTTGTCGATTAAAGAGGACAAAGTCTCCATCATTCAAATGACGTTCCACCTGAAGCCACAATAGTAGAAGTTCAAAATTTACTCTCAAACAGAAAAGACCCAAATCAAAACTTATCAGAATGAAAGAGCAATGCCTTATATCCAAGCTCCAAATGATGATCACTGCTTTTCTTCAAATAACGAAGATCAAGCCTTTGCCCATCATCTCTTATTATATACTTCGCACCAGTTTTACCGGGCGGAGGATGGGGGCCATACTCAACAAGCTCCTTCAACCTGTTTGTTATTGAATAATATTCCATCAATACTGAATAAACTAGGAAGATGAAAAATGTAGAAAAGAACAAAGatgggaaaattaaaaaagataaaagttTACCTTTCAATGTTATATGGAGTCACAGTCTCAGGGTATGTGAGATTCAAAGCAATACTCCACGGCACTCCTAATTGATCAATGTTTATGTTTGGATCGGGAGTAATCACTGTCCGAGCTGAAAAATCAACACGTTTCCCCATTAAGTTGCCTCTTATACGCCCTTCCTTTGCCTTCAGTCTACTACAAATTGATTTAATAGGCCTCCCTGATCTCTGCGTAGCCTGTTTCAGTGAGGCATTTCAGAGTACGCATGAAATGAAGTTGTACTACTTAACATAAATTTATGTGTATCTACACTCAAAGAAAGACACAACATAAATGAATATAGTTACCATGcagaaatatattttaatgtatACATACCCTTGGTAGTCCTGGCAACTCATTGTCAAAATAAGTGGCAATGTGGAATTGCAGAAGTTGTGCAAACTCTGAAATGATATGAGCAGGAGAACCATTTCGTTCCTGCCGCCTGAGATTGTCATTATGACGAATTATCATTGCCAATTGATGAGTCAAATCATCCTGGAGACAGAAAATACATGAAGTCAGTTATCAACTTATCACCAACAACAATAAATACTAGACTTTCTCTTTAGCTACTAAAATTATCAGCTTGCCACTTGTTCTCTAAACAGAAAGGAAAAAACACAGCAAAAAAGAAGCTTACCTCACTCCTGGATGAGGTGTCCATCATAACAGAGGGTCTCACAGGTTGTGGAGGAATAGGCAGAACTTGTAGAATCATCCAATCTGGCCGAGCGTACTTTGGGTTTAATCCCAATATTTGGGAGTCTTCATCACTTATTctctttaaaacactaagaacCTGATACAAATCTAACAATGTTTTAGCATCATGAAAAGCTGGCCTGACACAAGGAAAATCTGTCTATTTAAAGTATACCAACCCTTTCTGCAGTGAGGGTCTGTTTCCTTTCCACGGGTTCAGGAAGCTGTTCCGGGTCATCGTTTTTCTTCCTTTGGGCTTTGTACTCTGCATTCATTTTCATACCCTCAATAGAGAGCTTGGGCTGCTGAGCACCACAGCCACCCCGACTTTTCTTTACAGGCTCTTCAGTATCTTGGCCTTGGACATCAATTTCGTCACCACCTTcacatttggttttgtttttgcaggcATCCAAAATTTTTTTCAGCCTGCTTTTCGGATTCTTTATTCTCATAGCTTGCTTAAACTTGTGGTCGTCCTGCAAAATGAAGTCACATAAACTTTGCTGGGGTTAACAATTGTCGGCATACTTAAGTATAAGATcctttttttaaacaaaaattatgtTTTCGGATTCCATGAGGCAACACTCATTTTATGCACCGCATTCATTCAAGCCATCCCAAAACATAACCCAACAAATTTACAATGAGGTATACAACAGGCTAGGGACATCCAAATGACCTTTCAATCTATCTTACAAAGTTACAAGACTAACAAGCTTATCAATGTTAGTCAATATCAAGAAAGCAGTACCTCATCGACTAGAATTTTCGAGCAATTGAAGCAAACGCATCGCATCACGGACAACACAATCTTCATGAAACCGATGTGAAACATTGGTTTTGCAAGCTCAAGGTGCCCAAAATGGCCAGGGCACTCAGCCATGTTGGCTGTACAAGTCTCACATTTCAACTTCCGGTCAATTGTACCAAGCCGAGGATCACTCAAACCAGCCGTCTTCGGTTTGCCTCCCAACATAGTCTCACTGTGCTCAATCTCCACCACAGACATTTGCCTCTGCAAACAAAACacaccacaaaaaaaaattgtttcagaCCACTCCGACTCACCTGAATACAGCATTCAATAAACCCTAGCAATCATCCAATCACTACCAAATCGATCAAACTCAGTAAACAGCTCGAAATCTCGCAACAGAATTCACGTTTCTTAATCTTTTTCGGCAAACAAACAGGCGATAACCGAATGAACGCAAAAACGAAGAACAAAGAGGGAGCGGAAAATTACAATTTCGTCGGGGCTGAGGATGCCGAACTGCACGCATTTCACCTTCGCCACCTCGGCTGGCGAGTAGGGAAACCGGATATCCATGGCGGCGGCGGCGACGAGGACAAACCCTAGGGTTTTTTCCGAGTAGAATTCTCACTGTAACTGGAATTTAGTCAGCTCGTGGTGTTCGTCAATCAAATAGTATTctgatttctttgtttttctgattttttttttgggtttaatttggtttttctGTTTGCGGCGAATACGAGAGATCGATTTCGCTCTCGACTCTTGGGGGAGAAGCTCTCCGACCAAACCAAAGGAGAAATGAGACCCTAAGGCTCTATTTATAGGCAAAGTGGGTGGAGGATTGTGGGTACCGACTTGTCTGAAAGACGAAATTGCCCTCTAAGGTAGACAGCTTTTGCCGCCTCCATGTGGGCCGTGGGCTGTGGCAAAGCCATGGGCTTTTTGATCGGAAGTGTTCTGCCAGCGGCTAAAAGTGCATTATGATGATaaaggaagtttttttttttttttttttttttttttttttttttaaaagtgattttagagaaaatggtTTGGGTTCAAAAGTacttgaaatgttttttttaacaagagTCGTTAGTTATGTGCTTTTTAAAGAAAGtactttaaatgttttttcatgattaactactaaagattggtttcaaaaatattttctcaaaaataaCTTTAGTCATTTAAAACACATCTCAAACGTTCATTAAAAGATTTTTTTGTGCGCTTGACAAAAGTAATTAGAGATCTTTTCTTGAGCGTGAGAAATTATTTGATTGCGATTTTGAATACGTGTTTAATGAAGTGCTTTTACAATAAGCATAAAAGTTGTTTAGGAATGCTTATAAAAAAGGTATAAAACTATTCAAGTTTATTAGTGTTAATCAGCATGGTAAGTCCCGTTGCGCGTCCCAAGtcttgttgttttgtttcttcttgttttaggtTGATAACCAAGTTCAGgtcttgttgttgttgtcgttctctttttctttatttgcttCGCATGCAACTCCAAGTTGACGGTGAGTTGAAAATGTTACTACCAACCCTTGTAAATGGCTCGTCtgggaaatttttttaaatgattgaaagtatttatagagaaaatgtttctgagtttcaaaaacatttgaaaTGCTTTTTGTAAGAAGCaccaattatgtgttttttgcatgaagcattttaagtgttttttccaAGATTAActttacatttttactaagattggtttcaaaaacatttcatctaaaaatattttcagttatttaaaaacacatttcaaatcaACCCATAATATTTGAGCGGCTTGTGCAAGCCCGTAATAAAGCTTTATTTGCTTGTGAAAACGCATGATAGGGAAGTACATACTTCAATTTATCTAAAACCAAGATTTACTAATTTTTGCTCAAAGATCCAAATATTTGCTAATCAAATTTTAGAAAATTCGCTGTAATATGATGCCTCCAACTTTTATTTACCTGCAATAGCGGGTCGGGTTGTATTTTCCAATTGGATCACCCATTGCGTATTTGGCTGGGGCCCACCTGATTTTCCACAATTCTGAAATTTCCTTGCCGGCTAAACGCGGTTTTGGAAGCTTCCAGACAAAACGAAACCATATAAACGCCAAAACG is from Pyrus communis chromosome 10, drPyrComm1.1, whole genome shotgun sequence and encodes:
- the LOC137746552 gene encoding DNA-directed RNA polymerase II subunit RPB1 produces the protein MDIRFPYSPAEVAKVKCVQFGILSPDEIRQMSVVEIEHSETMLGGKPKTAGLSDPRLGTIDRKLKCETCTANMAECPGHFGHLELAKPMFHIGFMKIVLSVMRCVCFNCSKILVDEDDHKFKQAMRIKNPKSRLKKILDACKNKTKCEGGDEIDVQGQDTEEPVKKSRGGCGAQQPKLSIEGMKMNAEYKAQRKKNDDPEQLPEPVERKQTLTAERVLSVLKRISDEDSQILGLNPKYARPDWMILQVLPIPPQPVRPSVMMDTSSRSEDDLTHQLAMIIRHNDNLRRQERNGSPAHIISEFAQLLQFHIATYFDNELPGLPRATQRSGRPIKSICSRLKAKEGRIRGNLMGKRVDFSARTVITPDPNINIDQLGVPWSIALNLTYPETVTPYNIERLKELVEYGPHPPPGKTGAKYIIRDDGQRLDLRYLKKSSDHHLELGYKVERHLNDGDFVLFNRQPSLHKMSIMGHRIKIMPYSTFRLNLSVTSPYNADFDGDEMNMHVPQSFETRAEVLELMMVPKCIVSPQANRPVMGIVQDTLLGCRKITKRDTFIEKDVFMNILMWWEDFDGKVPAPAILKPRPLWTGKQVFNLIIPKQINLQRTSAWHSESESGNITPGDTLVRIEKGELLSGTLCKKALGTSTGSLIHVIWEEVGPDAARKFLGHTQWLVNYWLLQNAFSIGIGDTIADAATMEKINETISKAKNEVKDLISKAQSKQLEAEPGRTMMDSFENKVNQVLNRARDDAGSSAQKSLDESNNLKAMVTAGSKGSFINISQMTACVGQQNVEGKRIPYGFIDRTLPHFTKDDYGPESRGFVENSYLRGLTPQEFFFHAMGGREGLIDTAVKTSETGYIQRRLVKAMEDIMVKYDGTVRNSLGDVIQFLYGEDGMDAVWIESQKLDSLKMKKTEFDRTFTYELDDENWNPDYMLHEHVEDLKTIREFRNVFDAEVQKLETDRLQLGTEIAVTGDNSWPLPVNLKRLIWNAQKTFKIDFRRTSDMHPMEIVEAIDKLQERLKVVPGDDQLSVEAQKNATLFFNILLRSTFASKRVLDEYRLTREAFEWVIGEIESRFLQSLVAPGEMIGCVAAQSIGEPATQMTLNTFHYAGVSAKNVTLGVPRLREIINVAKRIKTPSLSVYLKAEANKTKERAKNVQCALEYTTLRSVTQATEVWYDPDPTSTVIEEDIDFVKAYYEMPDEEVNPDKISPWLLRIELNREMMVDKKLSMADIAEKINLEFDDDLTCIFNDDNAEKLILRIRIMNAEAPKGEMVDESAEDDVFLKKIESNMLTEMALRGIPDINKVFIKHGKVNKFDQNEGFKAEQEWMLDTEGVNLLAVLCHDDVDARRTTSNHLIEILEILGIEAVRRSLLDELRVVISFDGSYVNYRHLAILCDTMTYRGHLMAITRHGINRNDTGPMMRCSFEETVDILLDAAVFAETDYLRGVTENIMLGQLAPIGTGDCALYLNDEMLKNAIELQLPSYMDGLDFGMTPSRSPVSGTPYHEGMMSPNYLLSPNLRLSPISDAQFSPYVGGMAFSPTSSPGYSPSSPGYSPSSPGYSPTSPGYSPTSPGYSPTSPGYSPTSPTYSPSSPGYSPTSPAYSPTSPSYSPTSPSYSPTSPSYSPTSPSYSPTSPAYSPTSPAYSPTSPAYSPTSPSYSPTSPSYSPTSPSYSPTSPSYSPTSPSYSPTSPSYSPTSPAYSPTSPGYSPTSPSYSPTSPSYSPTSPSYNPQSAKYSPSSAYSPSSPRLSPSSPYSPTSPNYSPTSPSYSPTSPSYSPSSPTYSPGSPLTSGVSPDYSPSSPQFSPSAGYSPSQPGYSPSSTSQ